The following proteins are co-located in the Camelina sativa cultivar DH55 chromosome 12, Cs, whole genome shotgun sequence genome:
- the LOC104732424 gene encoding uncharacterized protein LOC104732424 produces MFTHESSVKSKTLMLHGLRMLSKPMLSDFTVQASSPQVAAVSAPRSRDRSSLLCTHCHRQGHEVTECFLVHGYPDWWLEQNRHDGSTNSTGRGSSGRGSSGRGNRGRGNSSSGSRGRGRANAVSTRSNTSTTNDAPDPITHLISLLQAHRPNTSSEKLSDRLRGL; encoded by the exons ATGTTTACTCACGAGTCATCCGTGAAGAGCAAAACCTTAATGCTTCACGGCTTAAGGATGTTGTCAAAACCGATGCTATCGGATTTTACTGTTCAAGCCTCATCACCTCAAGTTGCGGCTGTCTCGGCTCCTCGCTCTCGGGATCGATCATCCTTACTCTGCACTCATTGTCATCGACAAGGACATGAAGTTACTGAGTGTTTCTTAGTTCATGGTTATCCCGATTGGTGGCTTGAACAAAATCGTCACGACGGGTCTACAAACTCTACGGGTCGAGGATCTTCTGGCCGAGGCAGTTCTGGTCGTGGCAATCGTGGTCGAGGAAACTCATCTTCTGGATCTCGTGGTCGAGGACGAGCTAATGCCGTCAGCACTCGTTCCAATACTTCCACCACCAATGACGCACCTGATCCAATTACTCATCTCATCTCCCTCCTACAAGCTCATCGCCCAAATACTTCTTCTGAGAAGTTGTCGG ACCGTTTACGAGGACTTTGA